In Ignavibacteria bacterium, a single window of DNA contains:
- the arfB gene encoding alternative ribosome rescue aminoacyl-tRNA hydrolase ArfB: protein MDSNLLHSELVFKAVRSGGKGGQNVNKVSTKVELYFDIPRSMVLSDVEKTLLLTKLLNKVDRKGVIKISSQSERSQFLNKTLALKKFNELIASAFVKRKKRVKTKPGSVSKEERLASKKIVSEKKSLRAKKYYDSE, encoded by the coding sequence ATGGATAGCAATTTACTTCATAGCGAACTCGTCTTTAAAGCCGTTAGAAGCGGCGGTAAAGGCGGTCAGAATGTCAATAAAGTTTCTACTAAAGTTGAGCTATATTTCGATATACCGAGGTCTATGGTTTTGTCCGATGTGGAAAAGACTCTACTCCTTACAAAACTTCTTAATAAAGTCGATAGAAAAGGCGTCATAAAAATCTCCTCTCAATCTGAACGCTCTCAGTTCTTGAATAAAACTCTTGCATTAAAAAAATTTAATGAGTTGATTGCTTCTGCATTCGTAAAAAGAAAGAAAAGAGTTAAAACAAAACCAGGTTCAGTCTCTAAAGAAGAAAGACTCGCTTCAAAAAAGATTGTTTCGGAAAAGAAATCATTAAGAGCTAAAAAATATTATGATTCAGAATAA
- the pgeF gene encoding peptidoglycan editing factor PgeF — protein MIQNNMVLRPKIFEQFDNIVCGMSMRYSESPRPPYDFNMSLKIGDDADSVKQNRKRFFNMLGIDGRKVTFQFQVHSNIHNYVSETAFFRGSDGLYTDRRNLFLAVNVADCIPVFMYDSQNHIVAAIHSGWKGTHLKIVSLTLSTLIDKFGTKPEKVFVYIGPGISVKNFEVSKEVFELFADEFKETRNGKFYVDLKKDIYAGLIKHGVPKENLQASKYCTYGDSDKFHSFRRDKDKSGRMLGIIGMK, from the coding sequence ATGATTCAGAATAACATGGTCTTAAGACCCAAGATTTTTGAACAGTTCGATAATATCGTCTGCGGTATGAGCATGAGATACTCTGAATCTCCACGTCCTCCTTACGACTTTAATATGAGCTTGAAAATCGGCGATGATGCCGATTCCGTAAAGCAAAACAGAAAAAGGTTCTTCAATATGCTTGGTATCGACGGCAGAAAAGTAACCTTTCAGTTTCAGGTGCACTCGAATATCCATAACTACGTTTCTGAAACAGCTTTCTTTCGCGGCTCCGATGGACTCTATACAGACCGCAGAAATCTATTCCTTGCTGTTAACGTTGCCGACTGCATTCCCGTCTTCATGTATGATTCCCAAAATCATATCGTCGCTGCTATTCATTCAGGCTGGAAAGGTACTCATTTGAAAATTGTTTCGCTTACCCTCTCTACTCTTATCGATAAATTCGGTACTAAACCGGAAAAAGTTTTTGTCTATATCGGTCCGGGTATCAGTGTGAAGAATTTTGAAGTTAGCAAAGAGGTATTTGAACTTTTTGCAGATGAATTCAAAGAAACCAGAAATGGAAAGTTTTATGTTGACCTCAAAAAAGATATCTATGCAGGTCTGATTAAACATGGTGTCCCAAAAGAAAACCTCCAGGCCTCAAAATACTGCACTTATGGTGATAGCGATAAGTTCCATTCCTTCAGACGCGACAAAGATAAATCGGGAAGAATGCTCGGTATCATCGGTATGAAATAA
- a CDS encoding YCF48-related protein, with protein sequence MKKLLLFLAIFIFLSSSAKSQLIYYQWNPVSSPVTNNLNIIYPTPSNYVVAGNDGKLLYRNILEPNWNVTVSGVSTNLISLYGSPILYSVGASGVILKSTDNGINWSSVTSPTVNNINSVSAFVSPSYRIIGADGGKIFTTTNNGVNWTEIPSGTTNSLRSIYYDASISQFRNYICGDNGTFLKLIYLLPLPVSTTVIPINTGVSNNLYGVTALGDTSKIMVVGSGGMILKSTESGGTWVQQTSGTTNTLRFVYAVNANEIWTGGDNGTILRTTNGGTNWFPQVVNSSANIYSMLQTSNLKALAVGSGGTILETNLPNPVSDSTLKRLKLDGNNISSYFQTSGIFNQNTTLGNSPGFEWPKGSGKYAMFTSGLSISAMVNGNLRQAMCSYGGEYKTGQIINGVPETTPYMNKIWKVSAGENCSTSIDWANWGMIVPYGAPYRDVNNNGQYDPCTDIPGMRNASQTLFMILTDGYPNSHRPGEGFGGGTLPLNCDLKITAYTYGDTNLSNVQFIKYDIINRGNSAWNNLYMALVGDYDLGVSEDDFLCMDSTRNMWIGYNGDNNDGTGSPPTYGVNPPAVGMRVLKFPVNKTVAPYDTLKPSVGVKTSCGGCSDPVCEWDPSGDPNGAYLLMKGFKKDGSRWMSPMFTPPSPVKFLYSGDPETNYGWTELKGMIRNCGGDIGAYQPTNQPGDRRFVLSMGKDNFTMNPGDSQTIIVAQFIARGTSNLNSVTKLKQLADVVANYTVGINQIGTTVPSNFVLSQNYPNPFNPETKIKFTIPAIQNLYSNVTTLKVFDMLGREVSVLVNDMLSPGIYEVTFDGSKLASGFYFYRLQWGVYSDTKRMVLLK encoded by the coding sequence ATGAAAAAGTTATTACTGTTTCTCGCAATTTTTATTTTCCTTAGCTCTTCAGCTAAATCTCAATTAATATACTATCAATGGAATCCTGTTAGTAGTCCTGTAACTAATAATCTTAACATTATTTATCCAACTCCGTCCAATTACGTAGTTGCCGGTAATGACGGAAAGCTTTTATACAGGAATATTCTGGAACCAAACTGGAATGTTACAGTTTCCGGTGTATCCACTAATCTCATTTCTTTATATGGTTCGCCAATACTGTATTCAGTCGGAGCTTCAGGTGTTATCCTTAAAAGCACTGATAATGGAATTAACTGGAGCAGTGTTACTTCGCCAACAGTAAATAATATTAACTCTGTTTCAGCTTTTGTCAGCCCGTCTTACAGAATTATTGGCGCAGATGGCGGCAAGATTTTTACCACTACAAACAATGGTGTTAACTGGACAGAAATTCCTTCCGGTACTACTAACTCATTGAGGTCTATTTACTATGATGCTTCGATTTCTCAGTTCAGAAATTATATCTGTGGTGATAATGGCACTTTCTTAAAGCTGATTTACTTGTTGCCTCTACCTGTTTCAACCACAGTCATTCCCATAAATACCGGAGTTTCGAATAATCTATACGGCGTTACAGCTCTCGGAGATACTTCTAAAATAATGGTTGTAGGTTCCGGCGGTATGATTCTAAAGTCAACCGAGTCAGGCGGTACGTGGGTCCAGCAGACTAGCGGAACAACAAACACTCTCAGGTTTGTATATGCTGTTAACGCGAATGAAATCTGGACTGGCGGCGATAACGGAACTATACTCCGTACAACGAATGGCGGTACCAACTGGTTTCCGCAGGTCGTTAATTCTTCCGCAAATATATATTCCATGCTGCAAACGTCAAATTTAAAAGCTTTGGCTGTCGGCAGTGGCGGTACTATTCTTGAAACTAATCTTCCAAATCCTGTAAGCGATTCTACTTTAAAGAGACTTAAACTCGACGGAAATAATATCAGCAGTTATTTTCAAACATCCGGCATTTTCAATCAGAATACTACATTAGGTAATTCCCCGGGTTTTGAATGGCCAAAAGGTTCGGGAAAATATGCAATGTTTACTTCCGGGCTAAGCATTTCTGCTATGGTAAACGGAAATCTTCGTCAGGCTATGTGTTCATATGGAGGCGAGTACAAGACAGGGCAAATTATCAACGGTGTACCGGAAACTACTCCTTACATGAATAAAATCTGGAAAGTAAGCGCGGGCGAAAACTGTTCTACAAGCATTGACTGGGCTAACTGGGGGATGATTGTTCCTTACGGTGCACCATACCGCGATGTAAACAATAACGGTCAGTATGACCCATGCACCGATATTCCGGGAATGAGAAATGCAAGTCAGACTTTATTTATGATTCTTACTGATGGATATCCTAATTCACACCGTCCGGGAGAAGGATTTGGGGGAGGTACGCTTCCTCTAAATTGTGATTTGAAAATTACTGCTTACACTTACGGCGATACTAATCTTTCAAATGTTCAGTTCATAAAATATGATATCATAAACAGAGGCAATTCTGCCTGGAATAATCTATATATGGCTTTAGTGGGTGATTATGATCTCGGCGTTTCAGAGGACGATTTTTTATGTATGGATTCAACAAGGAATATGTGGATAGGGTATAACGGTGATAATAATGACGGTACAGGTTCCCCGCCGACTTATGGAGTAAACCCGCCTGCGGTAGGTATGAGAGTTTTGAAATTTCCTGTTAATAAAACCGTTGCACCTTATGATACTCTGAAACCAAGCGTTGGTGTAAAAACATCTTGCGGAGGATGCAGTGACCCTGTTTGTGAATGGGACCCAAGCGGTGACCCTAACGGCGCATACTTGCTTATGAAAGGTTTCAAAAAAGACGGCTCAAGATGGATGAGTCCGATGTTTACTCCGCCAAGTCCTGTGAAGTTCTTATACTCAGGCGACCCTGAAACAAATTACGGTTGGACTGAACTTAAAGGAATGATTCGTAACTGCGGCGGTGATATAGGTGCCTATCAGCCGACTAATCAGCCAGGCGATAGAAGGTTTGTCCTCAGTATGGGCAAAGATAATTTTACGATGAACCCGGGCGATTCACAAACTATTATTGTTGCTCAGTTTATTGCACGAGGTACAAGCAACCTGAATTCAGTTACAAAACTTAAACAGCTTGCCGACGTTGTTGCAAACTACACTGTTGGTATTAATCAGATTGGCACAACCGTACCAAGTAATTTCGTTTTGTCTCAGAATTATCCGAATCCCTTCAACCCCGAAACAAAAATCAAGTTTACTATCCCCGCAATTCAAAATCTTTACAGTAACGTCACTACTTTAAAAGTATTCGATATGCTTGGCAGGGAAGTCTCAGTTCTCGTTAATGACATGCTCAGTCCGGGAATTTATGAAGTCACTTTCGACGGAAGTAAACTTGCAAGTGGATTCTATTTCTACAGATTGCAATGGGGTGTCTATTCAGATACTAAACGTATGGTCTTGCTTAAATAA
- a CDS encoding SET domain-containing protein: MKYKNEGEMTNQIIFELRPSSIHGVGVFSTGKIKKGTKLPLFEEEDHTFLHESNVIHTNIPSRVLAKYSIHFPEDKGYSTPKNFNRMSVGWFLNHSDKPNAVNDENYDYYALKDIPKGKEITIDYNKL, translated from the coding sequence TTGAAATATAAAAATGAAGGCGAGATGACAAATCAGATAATATTTGAATTAAGGCCATCTTCGATACATGGAGTCGGGGTTTTTTCAACGGGGAAAATAAAGAAAGGAACAAAGCTGCCATTATTCGAGGAGGAAGACCATACATTTCTTCATGAATCGAATGTTATACATACTAATATACCCTCAAGAGTTCTTGCAAAATACTCAATACATTTTCCTGAGGATAAGGGATACAGCACGCCGAAGAACTTCAACAGGATGTCAGTTGGATGGTTTCTGAATCATTCGGATAAGCCCAATGCGGTAAACGATGAGAATTATGATTACTATGCGTTAAAGGATATACCGAAAGGGAAAGAGATAACGATAGATTATAATAAGTTGTAG
- a CDS encoding MBL fold metallo-hydrolase: MRIKFCGAAGTVTGSQHLLEINGKKIILDCGMFQGKREESFQMNRKFLYDPTEIHAVVLSHAHIDHAGNLPTLSRKGFTGDVYTTPATRDLCSIMLLDSAFIQEKDVEFVNKRRAKKNQELFNPLYTVENARQIITQFKTIPYNKTFRIDGLGDEVKVTFVDAGHILGSASVVLEITENGRTYKLGFTGDLGRRDLPILKDPEFMGDVDYLITESTYGGLYHEPASKIEQGLLDTITEALSTNGKIIVPSFSVGRTQELVYEISKMKAAGKLPDFPVYVDSPLSVNATEIFKLHPECFDEETYKLLASGVQVFGSDTVNYITKVEDSKKLNSIKGTVMIISASGMCEAGRILHHLANNIGNPKNSIMIIGYMGEHTLGRQLIKASDKPGYVVKIFGEEHVVKARVRILNSFSAHADSNELLEYIKKFDKNRLKKIFLVHGESLQQNNLNTILNSNGFKNIVIPERGNEFEI, encoded by the coding sequence ATGAGGATAAAATTTTGCGGAGCGGCGGGGACTGTGACAGGTTCTCAACACTTACTTGAAATAAACGGAAAGAAAATAATATTAGATTGCGGGATGTTTCAGGGCAAGAGAGAAGAATCGTTTCAGATGAACAGAAAATTTCTTTATGATCCTACGGAGATTCATGCGGTAGTACTTTCGCATGCACACATTGACCATGCCGGTAATCTTCCTACTTTATCGAGAAAGGGGTTTACAGGCGATGTATACACAACTCCAGCAACACGCGACTTATGCTCAATTATGCTGCTTGACAGTGCATTCATTCAGGAGAAGGATGTTGAGTTTGTTAACAAGAGACGTGCAAAGAAGAATCAGGAGTTATTTAATCCCTTATACACGGTTGAGAATGCAAGGCAGATAATAACACAGTTTAAAACTATACCATATAACAAAACATTTCGCATAGACGGACTTGGAGATGAAGTAAAGGTAACATTTGTTGATGCGGGACATATATTGGGTTCGGCGTCTGTGGTATTAGAAATCACAGAAAACGGGAGGACGTACAAGTTAGGATTTACGGGAGACTTAGGACGGAGGGACCTCCCAATTTTAAAAGACCCTGAATTTATGGGTGATGTTGATTATCTGATAACGGAATCAACGTACGGAGGTTTATACCATGAACCTGCGAGCAAGATAGAGCAGGGGCTTCTTGACACTATAACAGAAGCGTTATCTACAAACGGTAAAATAATTGTGCCTTCGTTTAGTGTCGGGAGGACACAAGAATTAGTATATGAAATATCAAAAATGAAAGCAGCGGGCAAACTACCGGACTTCCCTGTTTATGTTGACAGTCCCCTATCAGTAAATGCCACTGAAATATTCAAACTGCATCCTGAGTGTTTTGATGAAGAAACATACAAGCTGCTTGCCTCGGGAGTTCAAGTATTCGGATCAGATACTGTAAATTATATAACTAAAGTTGAGGACTCGAAGAAACTTAACTCTATTAAAGGCACGGTAATGATAATCTCAGCGTCGGGGATGTGCGAAGCGGGCAGGATACTTCATCATCTTGCTAACAATATTGGCAATCCAAAGAATTCGATTATGATAATCGGTTATATGGGTGAGCACACACTTGGAAGACAGCTTATAAAAGCATCTGACAAGCCAGGATACGTTGTAAAAATATTCGGCGAGGAACACGTAGTAAAGGCAAGGGTACGGATACTAAACTCATTCAGTGCGCATGCAGACAGTAATGAGCTGCTTGAGTACATAAAGAAGTTTGACAAGAACAGACTTAAGAAAATATTTCTTGTTCACGGTGAATCTCTTCAGCAGAACAATCTAAATACGATACTGAACTCAAACGGGTTTAAGAATATTGTTATACCAGAAAGAGGAAACGAGTTTGAAATATAA
- a CDS encoding DNA-3-methyladenine glycosylase — protein sequence MDTILLEKKLYMKDTITVAQKLLGCLITKETPNYTLSARIVETEAYLGNNDPACHAYRKLTDRNRPMFEYGGISYVYFVYGNYFCFNVVTENKGTGSAVLIRAVEPIEGIHEMRKNRNYPIGDVNLTNGPAKFCMAFDIGRKDNSLDLTEDRIKIFRKKRRDSFTIAVTTRIGIKEGAELPYRFFIKDNAYVTKHRLNKEIIKEIK from the coding sequence GTGGATACTATTCTATTAGAGAAAAAGCTGTATATGAAGGATACAATAACGGTGGCACAGAAACTGCTTGGATGCCTTATTACGAAAGAAACGCCTAACTATACACTTAGCGCAAGAATAGTTGAGACGGAGGCATATCTGGGAAATAATGACCCTGCCTGTCATGCATACAGAAAATTAACGGACAGAAACCGACCTATGTTTGAATATGGAGGAATATCTTACGTTTATTTTGTTTACGGGAATTACTTCTGCTTTAATGTTGTAACAGAGAATAAGGGTACGGGTTCGGCTGTGTTAATAAGGGCAGTAGAGCCGATAGAAGGAATACATGAAATGAGAAAGAACAGGAATTATCCAATTGGAGATGTAAACCTTACGAACGGACCAGCCAAGTTCTGCATGGCATTTGATATAGGTAGAAAAGATAACTCACTTGATCTAACAGAAGACAGGATTAAGATTTTCAGGAAAAAAAGAAGGGACAGTTTTACAATAGCGGTAACTACAAGAATCGGAATAAAAGAAGGGGCAGAGCTTCCTTACAGATTTTTCATAAAGGACAATGCATACGTAACAAAACATAGACTAAACAAAGAAATCATAAAGGAGATAAAATAA
- a CDS encoding S8 family serine peptidase, giving the protein MKKLHIKVKITMSILTLLAVSFSFFAFNDSGNYSNDGKVIKRGPGKMYEVGKINVKFRNNVTGFTKTATGIEQVDKVLIDLRSSDIFPLFPLKSEIKKRMIGDEDLAKIIRINYNSAVDPFDAASMIMKDNKDIIEWAEPSFVYERDYIPNDPSLSGQWHIAKINSYQAWDIFKGDTNVVIGIIDSGTDFDHPDLAANIKYNYADPINGIDDDNNGYIDDLKGWDFYYNDGDPQIQPTGNDHGSHVSGCASQVTDNSVHGGGIGFKTKIRISKHTDDTDPQSSLYNTDQGVYYCYSNGAKVINCSFGSSYYSSTSQAIMNSAWANGTVICASAGNGDANGIGQNWARYPASYENVVSVAASTTGDVKTTFSNFHSTVDVTSPGQGILSTVYNNSYATWDGTSMSSPITAGTVALIKGQYPAWTPQQVVDRLKLGVDSIYNLNPSYIGLLGTGRINAFKCLTDFPIAKLVSFSANDSIYGNNDKVFDVDEVIAFQVDLKNTHFAGTNASIRLSTTSTDVELVQDSVFIGSIPAYGNFSTTLANTFKVKALSSCPFDKDITFKVKSSASCYTDDNANTFTVRFRTGFALHNINNLKLCLTKDGNVGKKAQSYGTGLQIGTSTQNQLYEGGLMIGLSNTKVSDVVRRGSVPANVSDTDFVGLKAYTINTPGVHSAQDGSGKFNDDGAGSNKIGVEVEAFSYAFNTAPDADYILLSYNIKNTSGVALNNVYAGLYTWMTPNGIINTGNISRLVNANKLAYTYNNTVANRYLGVGIMTNQPLNFKIFSSTELLNGFTTQEKWDALSNGVSNDSLGPGGNAFVLGVGPFNLAANQVETIGFAILSAESVADLITKNSQAIVKYGTVGIQTITTEVPKVFSLSQNYPNPFNPVTKIRFAVPKNEMISIRVYDILGKEVAALVNEQKSPGIYEIDFNSTFLSSGVYFYRMQAGYFADIKRMVVIK; this is encoded by the coding sequence ATGAAAAAATTACACATTAAAGTTAAAATAACAATGAGTATTTTAACTCTCCTCGCAGTCTCGTTTTCTTTCTTCGCTTTCAACGATAGTGGAAACTATTCGAATGACGGAAAAGTAATTAAAAGAGGTCCCGGAAAGATGTATGAAGTCGGGAAGATAAATGTCAAATTTAGAAATAATGTAACAGGTTTTACAAAAACAGCAACAGGAATAGAACAAGTCGATAAAGTTCTTATCGATTTAAGATCCAGCGATATCTTTCCGCTATTTCCGCTTAAAAGTGAAATTAAAAAGCGAATGATTGGCGATGAAGACCTTGCTAAAATAATTCGTATTAATTATAACAGCGCTGTGGATCCATTTGACGCAGCAAGTATGATAATGAAAGATAATAAGGATATTATTGAATGGGCAGAGCCATCTTTCGTATATGAGCGTGATTATATTCCCAATGACCCGTCCCTAAGTGGTCAATGGCATATAGCTAAAATTAACTCTTATCAGGCTTGGGATATTTTCAAAGGTGATACAAATGTTGTCATTGGCATTATCGATTCAGGCACCGACTTTGACCATCCTGACCTCGCGGCTAACATTAAATACAATTACGCCGACCCAATTAACGGTATTGATGATGATAATAATGGTTATATTGATGACTTAAAAGGATGGGATTTCTATTACAACGATGGCGACCCGCAGATACAGCCAACCGGCAATGACCACGGTTCCCACGTTTCGGGTTGTGCCTCTCAGGTAACGGATAATTCGGTTCATGGTGGTGGTATAGGTTTTAAGACCAAAATAAGAATCTCTAAACACACAGATGATACAGATCCCCAATCATCTTTATATAATACAGACCAGGGAGTTTATTATTGTTATTCCAATGGCGCAAAAGTTATTAATTGTAGTTTCGGTTCATCTTATTATAGTTCTACTTCTCAAGCAATAATGAATAGTGCTTGGGCAAACGGAACAGTTATTTGCGCCTCAGCAGGTAACGGCGATGCAAATGGAATCGGACAGAATTGGGCAAGGTATCCAGCTTCTTATGAAAATGTCGTTTCAGTTGCCGCTTCAACCACAGGTGACGTGAAAACTACTTTCTCAAATTTCCATTCTACGGTTGATGTTACTTCACCGGGTCAGGGAATTTTAAGCACAGTTTACAATAATAGTTATGCCACTTGGGATGGTACTTCAATGTCTTCTCCGATTACTGCGGGTACAGTAGCGTTAATCAAGGGACAATATCCTGCATGGACTCCCCAGCAGGTAGTTGACAGATTGAAACTTGGTGTTGACAGTATCTATAACCTCAATCCATCATACATTGGGCTTTTAGGCACCGGCAGAATAAATGCATTTAAGTGCTTAACTGATTTCCCGATTGCTAAGCTGGTTTCTTTCTCGGCAAATGATTCTATCTACGGTAATAATGATAAAGTCTTTGACGTAGATGAAGTAATCGCTTTTCAGGTTGATTTGAAAAATACTCATTTCGCGGGTACTAACGCCTCCATTAGACTTTCAACAACAAGCACTGATGTTGAATTAGTACAGGATTCTGTCTTTATCGGAAGTATTCCTGCATACGGTAACTTCAGCACAACTTTAGCAAATACATTCAAAGTTAAAGCTCTTTCTTCTTGCCCGTTCGATAAAGATATCACATTTAAAGTAAAGAGTTCTGCTTCGTGTTATACAGATGATAACGCAAATACATTTACTGTTAGATTTAGAACAGGTTTTGCATTACATAATATTAATAACTTGAAATTATGTCTTACTAAAGACGGTAATGTTGGTAAAAAAGCACAATCTTACGGAACTGGTCTTCAAATTGGAACAAGTACACAGAATCAGCTTTATGAAGGCGGACTTATGATCGGCTTAAGCAATACTAAAGTTTCTGACGTTGTAAGACGCGGTTCGGTTCCGGCTAATGTCTCAGATACAGATTTTGTTGGATTAAAAGCTTATACAATTAACACTCCTGGTGTGCATTCAGCACAGGACGGCTCGGGAAAATTCAATGATGACGGTGCTGGCTCTAATAAGATTGGAGTTGAAGTTGAAGCATTTTCATACGCATTCAATACCGCACCCGACGCTGATTATATTCTCCTAAGTTATAATATCAAAAATACCAGCGGTGTTGCTCTTAATAACGTTTATGCAGGTTTATACACATGGATGACGCCTAATGGTATTATTAACACTGGAAACATCTCAAGATTAGTCAATGCAAATAAGCTTGCTTATACGTATAACAATACTGTTGCTAATAGATATCTTGGTGTCGGTATCATGACAAATCAACCGTTGAATTTTAAGATTTTTTCATCAACTGAATTGTTAAATGGATTCACAACTCAGGAAAAATGGGATGCTTTAAGCAATGGCGTTTCAAATGATTCACTCGGACCGGGTGGAAATGCTTTCGTACTCGGTGTCGGACCTTTTAATCTTGCTGCAAATCAGGTCGAAACCATCGGCTTTGCTATTTTGAGCGCAGAATCTGTTGCTGACCTCATTACAAAAAACTCTCAGGCAATCGTGAAATACGGAACCGTCGGTATTCAGACAATAACCACCGAAGTTCCAAAAGTTTTCAGCTTGTCCCAGAACTACCCGAATCCTTTTAACCCTGTTACTAAGATTCGCTTTGCTGTTCCTAAAAACGAGATGATTAGCATAAGGGTTTATGATATTCTCGGTAAAGAAGTTGCTGCTTTAGTCAATGAACAAAAGAGTCCTGGGATATACGAGATTGATTTCAACTCGACTTTCCTAAGTTCTGGTGTTTATTTTTACAGAATGCAGGCCGGTTACTTTGCTGATATTAAACGTATGGTAGTTATTAAATAA
- the nusA gene encoding transcription termination factor NusA: protein MKSDIVEAFVQMAKMKSIDRDILESVIKDSFRKMMEKKHGPTANFDIIVNMEKGNIEIFLYKTVVEEVTDPATEIDVESAMEKTGEEFEVGDDYVEEVPIDEFGRRSVLNLKQNLNQKLKEIDKEVTYNFYKEQLGEILVGEVYQIKPSSILLMHNGCELFFPKEEQIAKERYKKGDNIRVIIKRIDKKPSGPPLIVVSRADEKFLYKLFENEIPEIYDGILEIKGIARDPGERAKIAVLSNDDKIDAVGACVGMKGMRIHSIVRELSNENIDVVNFTQDDALYIARSLSPAKLQDIYLDKENKIANIYASEDQVSLIIGKNGQNIKLASKLTGYQIDVIRDKEDEKDDEEENGTEAESADETKEVVNDAEPEEVSKVDDVSDEETQNKNEEVEKEEK, encoded by the coding sequence ATGAAGTCAGATATAGTAGAAGCGTTTGTTCAAATGGCAAAAATGAAGAGTATCGATAGGGATATTCTTGAAAGCGTCATTAAGGATTCTTTCCGAAAGATGATGGAAAAGAAGCACGGTCCGACTGCTAATTTTGATATAATCGTTAACATGGAAAAGGGTAATATCGAAATATTTCTCTATAAAACTGTAGTTGAGGAAGTTACAGACCCTGCTACTGAAATCGACGTTGAATCAGCTATGGAAAAAACTGGTGAGGAGTTCGAAGTCGGCGATGATTATGTTGAAGAAGTTCCGATTGATGAGTTCGGTAGAAGGTCTGTTCTTAACCTTAAACAGAACCTGAACCAGAAGCTTAAAGAAATAGATAAAGAAGTTACATACAATTTTTATAAGGAACAGCTCGGTGAAATTCTCGTCGGTGAAGTTTACCAGATAAAACCGAGTTCAATTTTGCTTATGCATAACGGCTGCGAACTTTTTTTCCCAAAAGAAGAACAAATTGCTAAAGAAAGATACAAGAAGGGCGATAACATTAGAGTCATTATTAAAAGGATTGACAAAAAACCCTCGGGTCCCCCGCTTATAGTAGTTTCTCGGGCTGATGAAAAGTTTTTATATAAATTATTTGAAAACGAAATTCCTGAAATATACGACGGTATTCTTGAGATTAAAGGTATCGCAAGAGACCCGGGCGAAAGAGCTAAGATAGCAGTACTTTCTAACGACGATAAGATTGACGCAGTTGGAGCATGCGTCGGTATGAAGGGTATGCGTATTCACTCTATCGTTAGAGAACTAAGTAACGAAAATATTGATGTCGTTAATTTCACTCAGGATGATGCTCTCTACATTGCAAGGTCATTGTCCCCTGCAAAGCTTCAGGATATATATCTTGACAAGGAAAATAAAATTGCTAACATCTATGCAAGTGAAGATCAGGTGAGTCTGATAATAGGAAAGAATGGTCAGAATATTAAACTCGCATCCAAGCTTACTGGCTATCAGATTGACGTTATCAGGGATAAGGAAGATGAAAAAGATGACGAAGAAGAAAATGGTACTGAGGCTGAATCTGCTGATGAAACAAAAGAAGTAGTAAATGATGCAGAACCTGAAGAAGTATCAAAAGTGGATGATGTATCCGATGAAGAGACTCAAAATAAGAACGAAGAAGTGGAAAAAGAAGAGAAATAG